A section of the Leptospira terpstrae serovar Hualin str. LT 11-33 = ATCC 700639 genome encodes:
- a CDS encoding 4-alpha-glucanotransferase translates to MGSFQNVKQRRAGVLVSLPSIVSEHSFECGDIYSLYPLCHWAKDVGFSIIQLLPLNDTGFGYSPYSAISAFAIDPLYISLYKLNLNQVSRKREIRSLQNNPLRIRNLKIEIIREYYLENQKEAIKKATYFLEEHPWCYSYAAFRLLYEEFKGKGWWEWPKEYQDPNKAKEYIFSKRREEALFWVYLQKIAYDQLSEVKIHYEDVGVYLKGDMPILTSRNSCDVWEHPEYFILDLQAGAPPDDFSKTGQTWGFPVLNWEVLEKSNYSWWKDRLSYLEHFFHLYRIDHVIGMYRIWSIPKDDTTALHGWFHPQFGIAKEEFQKEDLDPKLFESLGLIHEFIPDHYIFYWDFWKESSYQNLEEETKAKLFPLSELHIEEEEKHWKEAGEKILEIFESFSSMIPCAEDLGSVPSFIRDSLFERKMIGIDVVRWTRSFTTGDFIPEELYRENAISVLSTHDTSLALYWWNHEGDKESKLQFFFDRIGKPRPSSEEEALIGLLSFVFQTSSLFSIQLFQDLALGVSDVLEHPEKHRINLPGTPDHSNWTYRFPILIEDFVSDFQRNFTLRKLLLESQRNS, encoded by the coding sequence TTGGGATCTTTCCAAAATGTAAAACAACGAAGGGCAGGGGTACTTGTATCTCTGCCCTCTATTGTTTCAGAACATTCTTTTGAATGTGGTGACATTTATAGTCTATATCCGCTTTGTCATTGGGCAAAGGATGTTGGATTTAGCATCATACAATTATTACCTCTCAACGATACCGGTTTCGGGTACTCTCCTTATAGTGCCATCTCTGCTTTCGCGATTGATCCACTTTATATTTCCTTATACAAATTAAATCTGAATCAAGTATCTCGTAAACGTGAGATTCGTTCTCTACAAAACAATCCCCTTCGCATACGGAATTTGAAAATAGAAATCATCCGAGAATACTATTTAGAAAATCAAAAAGAAGCGATAAAGAAGGCTACTTACTTTTTAGAAGAACATCCTTGGTGTTATTCCTATGCGGCCTTTCGGCTTTTATATGAAGAATTTAAAGGAAAGGGTTGGTGGGAATGGCCGAAAGAATACCAAGACCCAAACAAAGCCAAAGAATATATATTTTCAAAACGAAGAGAAGAAGCCCTTTTCTGGGTATATTTACAAAAGATCGCCTATGATCAGTTATCTGAGGTAAAGATACATTACGAAGATGTGGGTGTTTATTTGAAAGGTGATATGCCCATCCTTACTTCTCGGAATTCTTGTGATGTTTGGGAACATCCTGAATATTTTATTTTGGACTTGCAGGCGGGTGCCCCACCCGATGATTTTTCTAAAACAGGTCAAACTTGGGGATTCCCTGTTTTGAATTGGGAAGTATTAGAAAAATCAAACTACTCTTGGTGGAAAGATCGTTTGTCTTATTTAGAACATTTTTTCCATCTCTACCGCATTGATCATGTGATTGGAATGTATCGGATTTGGTCTATCCCGAAAGACGATACCACAGCACTCCACGGTTGGTTCCATCCACAATTTGGAATTGCCAAAGAAGAATTTCAGAAAGAAGACTTAGATCCTAAATTGTTTGAATCTTTGGGACTCATCCATGAATTCATTCCCGATCATTATATTTTCTATTGGGACTTTTGGAAAGAATCTTCCTACCAAAACTTAGAAGAGGAGACCAAGGCAAAACTATTTCCATTGTCTGAACTTCATATCGAAGAAGAAGAAAAACATTGGAAAGAGGCAGGTGAAAAAATTTTAGAAATCTTTGAATCATTTTCTTCGATGATTCCTTGTGCGGAAGATTTGGGTTCTGTTCCTTCTTTTATACGTGATTCCCTATTTGAAAGAAAGATGATTGGAATTGATGTCGTTCGTTGGACTAGATCCTTTACCACGGGTGATTTTATTCCCGAAGAGTTGTATAGGGAAAATGCAATTTCCGTATTGTCGACACATGACACAAGTTTGGCGTTGTATTGGTGGAATCACGAAGGAGATAAAGAGTCCAAATTACAATTTTTCTTTGATCGGATTGGGAAACCAAGACCTTCTTCCGAAGAAGAAGCGCTCATTGGACTACTTAGCTTTGTATTCCAAACGAGTAGTCTTTTCTCCATCCAACTTTTCCAAGATTTGGCCCTCGGCGTTTCTGATGTTTTGGAACATCCCGAAAAACATAGGATTAACTTACCTGGAACTCCCGACCATTCCAATTGGACCTACCGGTTTCCGATTCTTATCGAAGACTTTGTTTCTGATTTTCAGCGTAACTTTACCTTACGAAAGCTCCTTCTAGAATCCCAAAGAAATTCTTAA
- a CDS encoding class I fructose-bisphosphate aldolase, translating to MNFDEISKHLGNDAESLLGFKSPKIAKELIHVPGSDWVDRIFAPTDRSIPVLRSIQTLLGSGRLGGTGYVSILPVDQGIEHSAGASFAKNPIYFDGENIIKLAIEGGCNGVATTLGVLGSVARKYAHKIPFILKINHNELLTYPNKSEQILFATVKQAYDQGCVAIGATIYFGSADSGREIVEISKIFQMAHELGMATILWCYVRNNAFKKDKDYHVSADLTGQANHLGVTIQADIIKQKLPENNGGYNVLNQESSYGKTDKRIYSDLTSDHPIDLTRYQVANCYLGRAGLINSGGASGENDLQDAIKTAVINKRAGGMGLISGRKAFQKPMKEGVALLNAIQDVYLSKEITVA from the coding sequence TTGAACTTCGACGAAATCTCGAAACATCTTGGAAACGATGCGGAATCCCTACTTGGATTCAAATCGCCAAAAATCGCTAAAGAACTAATCCACGTACCCGGCTCTGACTGGGTTGATAGAATTTTCGCTCCCACAGACAGGTCCATCCCTGTTCTTCGTAGCATCCAAACCCTTCTGGGAAGTGGTCGCCTTGGTGGAACTGGTTATGTTTCCATTCTCCCGGTGGACCAAGGAATTGAACACTCTGCTGGTGCCTCTTTTGCAAAAAACCCGATCTATTTTGACGGTGAAAACATCATCAAATTGGCAATCGAAGGTGGTTGTAACGGAGTTGCGACAACACTCGGTGTTCTTGGATCTGTTGCCAGAAAGTACGCTCACAAAATTCCATTCATTTTGAAAATCAACCACAACGAACTTCTTACTTACCCAAACAAAAGTGAACAAATTTTGTTTGCGACTGTAAAACAAGCGTATGACCAAGGTTGTGTTGCGATAGGTGCTACCATATATTTTGGATCTGCAGATTCAGGTCGTGAAATTGTTGAGATTTCAAAAATCTTTCAAATGGCTCACGAACTAGGAATGGCAACCATCCTTTGGTGTTATGTGAGAAACAATGCTTTCAAAAAAGATAAAGATTATCATGTTTCTGCTGACTTAACGGGGCAAGCTAACCATTTAGGTGTGACTATCCAAGCAGACATCATCAAACAAAAGTTACCTGAAAACAACGGTGGATACAATGTTTTAAACCAGGAATCTTCTTATGGTAAAACAGACAAACGTATCTATTCTGATCTTACTTCTGACCACCCAATTGACCTCACTCGATACCAAGTAGCAAATTGTTATTTGGGAAGAGCGGGTCTCATCAATTCCGGTGGAGCTTCTGGAGAAAACGACTTACAAGATGCGATCAAAACTGCCGTAATCAACAAACGTGCTGGGGGAATGGGTCTTATCTCTGGAAGAAAAGCTTTCCAAAAACCAATGAAGGAAGGGGTTGCTCTACTCAACGCCATCCAAGACGTATACTTATCGAAAGAAATCACAGTCGCTTAA
- a CDS encoding sensor histidine kinase: MFFSLAWLFLTLSLGVWWWILGFRQAKTISEISISAARQVELNRVNRMLQLEGSFFLSMLTLGGVTLAVLSYRDHKRSKLISDFFSTVTHEMKTPIASLQLQVEVLLENSKEPELKRKLEKIWKENQRIESQMGNAFYLASLMQGESLYMESISIADLCESYSHHEPNLIWNVSVPKATRVRIDKKAFFAMLKNLSENAKRHGKANSIKLSITKENKQISFLLEDDGTGFVGNKKNLTLPFLRHSKTSGSGIGLYIVKKLIEKMKGHLEFPNSSSGFQVKLNLKEVP, translated from the coding sequence ATGTTTTTTTCCCTAGCTTGGCTTTTCCTCACTCTATCTTTGGGAGTGTGGTGGTGGATTTTGGGTTTCCGTCAGGCAAAAACCATTTCGGAAATTTCTATTAGTGCCGCTCGTCAAGTAGAACTAAACCGAGTCAATCGGATGCTCCAACTGGAAGGATCTTTTTTCTTATCCATGTTGACCCTAGGTGGAGTGACCCTTGCAGTTTTGTCTTACAGAGACCACAAACGCTCCAAACTTATCTCTGACTTTTTTTCCACCGTCACTCATGAAATGAAAACTCCTATCGCCAGCTTACAACTGCAAGTTGAAGTTCTCTTAGAAAATTCAAAAGAGCCAGAACTCAAAAGAAAATTAGAAAAGATATGGAAAGAAAACCAAAGAATTGAATCCCAAATGGGAAATGCTTTTTATCTCGCAAGTCTTATGCAAGGAGAATCCTTGTATATGGAATCAATTTCCATTGCTGATTTATGTGAATCCTACTCCCACCATGAACCAAATTTGATTTGGAATGTATCTGTTCCGAAAGCAACCAGAGTCCGCATTGATAAAAAAGCATTTTTTGCTATGCTTAAAAACTTAAGTGAAAATGCAAAACGTCATGGAAAAGCAAATTCAATAAAACTCTCAATCACCAAAGAAAATAAACAAATTTCTTTTCTCTTGGAAGACGATGGAACAGGATTTGTAGGGAACAAAAAAAATCTTACCCTACCATTTTTACGCCATTCGAAAACAAGTGGGAGTGGAATTGGTTTGTATATTGTCAAAAAATTAATCGAAAAAATGAAAGGTCACTTGGAATTTCCGAACAGTTCGTCCGGTTTTCAGGTGAAACTGAATTTAAAAGAGGTTCCATGA
- a CDS encoding response regulator transcription factor, which translates to MKPRILLVEDDEGLGETLKERLEQDRYRVQWAKTVAEAETLFSPGQFDLVVLDLRLPDGNGFQLAELFLSKEKDIPFLFLTAQAGAQERLRGFELGAAEFIPKPFHLKEFLIRLERVVAQTRPHFGQKWKMGEKEIHLDSFLVKKEDGTSVLLSKRDCALLALLLSDARKVFSRSEILDYLVGEESFPTERTIDNAIVRLRDALGEESIRNVRGVGYQWVAEIFPLK; encoded by the coding sequence ATGAAACCAAGGATCTTACTTGTCGAAGATGATGAGGGTCTCGGCGAAACTTTAAAAGAAAGATTGGAACAGGACCGTTACCGAGTCCAGTGGGCCAAAACGGTAGCGGAAGCTGAAACCCTTTTTTCTCCAGGCCAATTTGATTTGGTGGTCCTCGATCTTCGACTTCCCGATGGAAATGGTTTCCAACTTGCAGAACTTTTTTTGTCCAAAGAAAAAGACATCCCCTTTCTATTTTTAACAGCCCAGGCCGGTGCCCAGGAAAGGCTTCGTGGATTTGAACTCGGGGCAGCCGAATTCATTCCCAAACCTTTCCACTTAAAAGAATTTCTCATTCGATTGGAACGGGTGGTTGCCCAAACTCGCCCCCACTTTGGACAAAAATGGAAAATGGGAGAAAAGGAAATCCATTTGGATTCCTTTTTAGTGAAAAAAGAAGACGGGACTTCTGTATTACTTTCGAAGCGAGATTGTGCCTTACTTGCCCTCCTCCTTTCTGATGCGAGAAAAGTCTTTAGTCGTTCTGAAATTTTGGACTACCTTGTAGGAGAGGAAAGTTTTCCTACAGAAAGGACCATCGATAATGCCATCGTTCGACTTCGGGATGCCTTGGGAGAAGAATCCATCCGTAATGTCAGGGGGGTGGGATACCAATGGGTGGCAGAGATCTTCCCACTAAAATAA